The following are encoded together in the Variovorax sp. PBS-H4 genome:
- a CDS encoding Dyp-type peroxidase, giving the protein MRAELVIKGKSLTGSSDLTLLASIKPGLVPSLDAVTYKTRAKRLLKTLQGGRASLHEHTLLRPISDAVERVAKIHSFRVAVLEPEDKILLAVTFDGTWEAYIRVLWQKVGTLLDVIFCNSEGYVVSHDAGFDAWAGWVRQVQVETAFYYNTHGLTVEDARYLRDEERLHRQPPAPSSADAETAEALAATRLRVRTPEEIAWEAASASPERALDASRQALQSLAVLFRLTDLYLPGTGDGRVLQRAGRDILREFVSLMEDGDLPSELKQAMRVRFDRQLRWLLPQNDPEVTRPREVPQLPPKAVVDEPADVQGGILRPYESITHGCLLLVAFDDRGAGAGLLDELRKSLTTATGQPPAGEPIVNVALTYEGLRFLGMPEEQLAWFPQEFREGMEARASMLGDFRANHPRRWRLPQRFVQGGAPVHDTAVELAAVHLVIQLRIGAPGNDSSDPADRNHPLHGTIGKLFGNPGQGGVRPGVRLLAVEPLRRYLNDKERIQEHFGFADGDGQPVLDAVPDGAVYRNQVHLGELLLGYPNEADPAPQGDSEAERERIRFFHNGSFLVVRKLRQDVAALYETVRQASRQTGLDEDLVFAKLMGRHRDGRPLVDATAINDFDYRADGEGKVCPFHAHIRRANPRQDETAQGLQDPPGRRRPRLIRRSMSYGPRYAFPEVVPDDGYMDDGQERGLMFMAYNASISEQFEVIQRWLTGGNSAGGFSGQSDSLLGVPDVGENRSFRFEHPVDGVPRSHRIALDTAPGVDEESRPYVRVEWGAYLFTPSVHTLQQLIHLAALGPRPLPVWSAEDGEKRIQALLELEGARCPAPAIRAWKSALEDPEAQEKFISAGIWAAIREHHGGVLRTAYGVLVADRERVLEVLGDDLHYTVAGYQERMGPSIGQIYLGVDRDGSGEYERQSREVNKAIGRIDEESAFRSAFAFTAEVLNEFIQDEKGIAPLLGRKRWELNLDVKEVSDKVLAQLCQEWFGLPTAPAPGDPPPALVPGSWRWDWKEGEPAIYPAQFTAPSRYTFQPHPGDDVTDYGRRYGKALTAALHAFIRPFQESRSVPKTPQGEEAVLASAILHAFPDAKAEDDFVARTFVGALMGFLPTVDGNLRLSLNEWLRDGTFWALRTAWTQSREADPYERAKALLDAPLKEVMQLRPSPELVWRRVKGGGVQLGHETLADGETVVLSLVSATQQNLREDKVDVTPIFGGRRTQDAPHPAHACPGYQAGMGVLLGLLAGLVDEKERMRPSPAPLAFTFDGRVGS; this is encoded by the coding sequence ATGCGAGCAGAACTGGTGATCAAGGGCAAGAGCCTGACGGGCTCGAGCGACCTGACGCTCCTGGCGTCGATCAAGCCGGGGCTGGTGCCCTCGCTGGACGCCGTCACCTACAAGACGCGCGCCAAGCGCCTGCTCAAGACGCTGCAGGGCGGCCGCGCATCGCTGCACGAGCACACGCTGCTGCGCCCTATCTCAGATGCCGTGGAGCGCGTGGCCAAGATCCATTCCTTCCGCGTCGCGGTGCTCGAGCCGGAAGACAAGATCCTGCTGGCCGTCACCTTCGACGGCACCTGGGAGGCGTACATCCGAGTGCTGTGGCAGAAGGTCGGCACCCTGCTGGACGTGATCTTCTGCAACTCCGAGGGCTACGTGGTCTCGCACGATGCAGGTTTCGACGCCTGGGCGGGCTGGGTGCGCCAGGTGCAGGTCGAGACCGCCTTCTACTACAACACGCACGGGCTGACCGTGGAGGACGCACGCTACCTGCGGGATGAGGAGCGGCTGCATCGCCAGCCCCCTGCGCCTTCGTCGGCGGACGCAGAGACGGCCGAGGCGCTCGCGGCGACGCGCCTGCGCGTGCGCACGCCGGAAGAGATCGCGTGGGAAGCCGCGAGCGCGAGTCCCGAGCGGGCCCTCGACGCCAGCCGCCAGGCGCTGCAGTCGCTCGCCGTGCTGTTCCGGCTCACCGACCTCTACCTGCCCGGCACCGGCGACGGCCGGGTCCTGCAACGGGCCGGGCGCGACATCCTGCGCGAATTCGTGTCGCTCATGGAGGACGGCGACCTGCCATCCGAGCTCAAGCAGGCGATGCGCGTGCGCTTCGATCGCCAGCTGCGCTGGCTGCTGCCCCAGAACGACCCGGAGGTGACCCGGCCGCGCGAGGTGCCGCAGCTGCCGCCGAAGGCCGTGGTGGACGAGCCCGCCGACGTGCAGGGCGGCATCCTGCGGCCCTACGAGAGCATCACGCACGGCTGCCTGCTGCTGGTCGCCTTCGACGACCGCGGCGCCGGCGCGGGCCTGCTGGACGAGCTGCGCAAGTCGCTGACGACCGCCACGGGCCAGCCGCCGGCCGGCGAGCCGATCGTCAACGTCGCGCTCACCTACGAGGGCCTGCGCTTCCTGGGCATGCCGGAAGAGCAGTTGGCCTGGTTCCCGCAGGAATTCCGCGAAGGCATGGAGGCGCGGGCCAGCATGCTCGGGGACTTTCGCGCCAACCATCCGCGACGCTGGCGCCTGCCGCAGCGCTTCGTCCAGGGCGGCGCACCGGTGCACGACACCGCCGTCGAGCTGGCGGCCGTCCACCTCGTGATCCAGCTGCGCATCGGCGCGCCGGGCAACGACTCAAGCGATCCCGCGGACCGGAACCACCCCCTGCACGGGACGATCGGCAAGCTCTTCGGCAACCCCGGCCAGGGAGGCGTGCGTCCCGGCGTGCGGCTGCTGGCGGTCGAGCCGCTGCGCCGCTACCTCAATGACAAGGAGCGGATCCAGGAGCATTTCGGCTTTGCCGACGGTGACGGACAGCCGGTGCTCGACGCCGTGCCCGACGGCGCCGTGTACCGCAACCAGGTGCACCTGGGCGAGCTGCTGCTCGGCTATCCCAACGAGGCAGACCCCGCTCCGCAAGGAGACAGCGAGGCCGAGCGCGAGCGCATCCGCTTCTTTCACAACGGCAGCTTCCTGGTCGTGCGCAAGCTGCGGCAGGACGTGGCCGCGCTTTACGAGACGGTGCGGCAGGCCAGCCGCCAGACCGGGCTTGACGAGGACCTGGTCTTCGCAAAGCTGATGGGCCGGCACCGGGACGGCCGGCCGCTGGTCGACGCCACGGCGATCAACGACTTCGACTACCGCGCGGATGGCGAAGGCAAGGTCTGCCCCTTCCACGCGCACATCCGCCGCGCCAATCCGCGGCAGGACGAGACTGCGCAGGGGCTGCAGGACCCGCCGGGGCGCCGCCGCCCGCGGCTGATCCGCCGGAGCATGTCCTACGGGCCGCGCTATGCGTTTCCGGAAGTGGTTCCCGACGACGGGTACATGGACGATGGCCAGGAGCGCGGCCTGATGTTCATGGCCTACAACGCCAGCATCAGCGAGCAGTTCGAGGTGATCCAGCGCTGGCTGACGGGCGGCAACAGCGCCGGCGGCTTCTCGGGCCAGAGCGATTCGCTGCTCGGCGTGCCGGACGTGGGCGAGAACCGCAGCTTCCGTTTCGAGCATCCGGTCGACGGCGTGCCGCGGAGTCATCGCATTGCGCTGGACACGGCGCCCGGCGTGGACGAGGAGTCTCGGCCCTACGTGCGAGTGGAATGGGGCGCCTACCTGTTCACGCCCTCGGTGCACACGCTGCAGCAGCTCATCCACCTGGCCGCGCTCGGCCCGCGTCCCCTGCCCGTCTGGTCGGCCGAGGACGGCGAGAAGCGCATCCAGGCGCTGCTGGAGCTCGAAGGAGCGCGCTGCCCCGCGCCGGCGATCCGGGCCTGGAAGAGCGCGCTCGAAGACCCGGAGGCACAGGAGAAGTTCATCAGCGCCGGCATCTGGGCCGCCATCCGCGAACATCACGGTGGCGTGCTGCGCACCGCCTATGGCGTGCTGGTGGCCGATCGCGAGCGCGTGCTCGAAGTGCTGGGCGACGACCTGCACTACACGGTGGCCGGTTACCAGGAACGGATGGGCCCGTCGATCGGGCAGATCTACCTGGGCGTGGACCGCGACGGCAGCGGCGAGTACGAGCGGCAGTCGAGGGAGGTCAACAAGGCGATCGGCCGCATCGACGAAGAGAGCGCCTTCCGGTCGGCTTTCGCCTTCACCGCCGAAGTGCTGAACGAGTTCATCCAGGATGAGAAAGGCATTGCCCCGCTGCTGGGTCGAAAGCGCTGGGAACTCAACCTCGACGTCAAGGAGGTCAGCGACAAGGTGCTGGCGCAGCTGTGCCAGGAATGGTTTGGCCTGCCCACGGCGCCCGCGCCGGGCGACCCGCCCCCCGCCCTGGTGCCCGGAAGCTGGCGCTGGGACTGGAAGGAAGGCGAACCCGCGATCTATCCGGCCCAGTTCACCGCGCCCTCGCGCTACACCTTCCAGCCCCATCCCGGCGATGACGTGACAGACTACGGCCGGCGCTACGGCAAGGCGCTCACCGCCGCACTGCACGCGTTCATCCGCCCCTTCCAGGAAAGCAGGTCCGTGCCGAAGACGCCGCAGGGCGAAGAGGCGGTGCTCGCGTCGGCCATCCTCCACGCGTTCCCCGACGCCAAAGCAGAAGACGATTTCGTGGCGCGCACCTTTGTAGGCGCGCTCATGGGCTTCCTGCCGACCGTGGACGGCAACCTGCGGCTGTCGCTCAACGAATGGCTGCGCGACGGCACCTTCTGGGCGCTGCGCACTGCCTGGACGCAGAGCCGGGAGGCCGACCCGTACGAGAGGGCGAAGGCGCTGCTCGACGCGCCGCTCAAGGAAGTGATGCAACTGCGGCCCTCGCCCGAACTCGTATGGCGGCGCGTCAAGGGCGGTGGCGTCCAGCTCGGCCACGAGACGCTCGCGGACGGCGAGACCGTGGTCCTGTCGCTGGTGTCTGCTACGCAGCAGAACCTGCGCGAAGACAAGGTCGACGTGACGCCGATCTTCGGCGGCAGGCGCACCCAGGACGCCCCGCACCCGGCGCATGCCTGCCCGGGCTACCAGGCGGGCATGGGCGTGCTGCTGGGCCTGCTGGCCGGCCTGGTGGACGAGAAGGAAAGGATGCGGCCCAGCCCGGCGCCGCTGGCTTTTACCTTCGACGGCCGCGTCGGCAGCTGA
- a CDS encoding ABC transporter substrate-binding protein: MNKKMWRLTAMAALMGVSAAASAQTVNVICSVQAEWCNMISTVYARTTGVKLNMSLKGSGEALAQLIAERDNPKTDVWFGGTGDPHLQAAEAGLTLEYKSPSLPDLYPWAQQQAQQSGYKTVGIYSGPLGFAYNTELLAKKKMDVPRSWTDLLKPEFKGDLQVANPASSGTAYTMIATLVQLMGEDKAFEYLKGLHRNVSQYSRSGVGPLKAVARGETAVAICFVHDAPQERMAGFPVAAQTPSEGTGAEIGSMSIVKGARNLDQARKFYEWALTPQAQTFGAATKQYQLPSNKATPVDPNVPDFKKIKLINYDYAKYGRSSERKRLISRWEKEVGSLPH, encoded by the coding sequence ATGAACAAGAAGATGTGGAGACTGACTGCAATGGCAGCGCTGATGGGTGTGTCGGCCGCTGCGTCGGCCCAGACCGTCAACGTGATCTGCTCGGTGCAGGCCGAGTGGTGCAACATGATCTCGACCGTCTATGCGCGGACGACCGGCGTGAAGCTGAACATGTCGCTCAAGGGCTCGGGCGAAGCGCTGGCACAGCTGATTGCCGAGCGCGACAATCCGAAGACCGACGTGTGGTTCGGAGGCACCGGCGATCCGCACCTTCAGGCCGCCGAAGCAGGCTTGACGCTCGAATACAAGTCACCCAGCCTGCCCGACCTCTATCCGTGGGCCCAACAACAGGCACAGCAATCGGGCTACAAGACGGTGGGTATCTATTCCGGTCCGCTCGGCTTCGCCTACAACACCGAGCTGTTGGCGAAGAAGAAGATGGATGTCCCGCGCAGCTGGACCGATCTGCTCAAGCCCGAGTTCAAGGGCGACCTCCAGGTGGCGAACCCGGCCTCGAGCGGCACTGCCTACACCATGATCGCGACGCTGGTGCAACTGATGGGTGAGGACAAGGCCTTCGAGTACCTCAAAGGCTTGCACCGCAACGTGAGCCAATACTCACGATCGGGCGTCGGACCCCTCAAGGCAGTGGCTCGCGGCGAAACAGCGGTCGCGATCTGCTTCGTCCACGATGCGCCGCAGGAGCGCATGGCGGGCTTTCCGGTCGCCGCGCAGACGCCTTCGGAGGGCACGGGCGCTGAAATCGGCTCGATGAGCATCGTCAAGGGTGCGCGAAACCTCGACCAGGCCCGCAAGTTCTACGAATGGGCGCTCACGCCGCAGGCCCAGACCTTCGGCGCGGCGACCAAGCAATACCAGTTGCCGTCGAACAAGGCGACACCGGTGGATCCCAATGTTCCGGACTTCAAGAAGATCAAGCTGATCAACTACGACTATGCGAAGTACGGCCGGAGTTCCGAGCGCAAGCGGCTGATCTCGCGCTGGGAAAAGGAAGTCGGCTCCTTGCCGCACTAG
- a CDS encoding RidA family protein: protein MSIERYPTPLPVPFSKAVRAGGFLFLSGVLAMDAQANIIEGGIQAQTRAVLERVALTLGECGARMSDVVRVTVWLADLGEFAAFNEEYAKHFAAALPARSTVQAELYKGARVEMEVQAWTG from the coding sequence ATGAGCATCGAGCGGTACCCCACGCCCCTGCCTGTTCCGTTCTCGAAGGCGGTGCGCGCCGGCGGTTTCCTGTTTCTGTCCGGCGTGCTGGCGATGGACGCGCAAGCCAACATCATCGAAGGTGGCATACAGGCCCAGACCCGCGCGGTCCTGGAGCGGGTGGCACTCACGCTCGGCGAATGCGGTGCCAGGATGAGCGATGTGGTGCGCGTCACCGTCTGGCTGGCGGACCTCGGCGAGTTCGCGGCATTCAACGAGGAATACGCAAAGCATTTCGCCGCCGCGCTGCCGGCACGCTCGACCGTGCAGGCCGAACTCTACAAGGGAGCGCGGGTCGAAATGGAGGTGCAGGCCTGGACAGGCTGA
- a CDS encoding N-acyl-D-amino-acid deacylase family protein, translating into MSNDSSHFDLLIRGGTVIDGTKAPRFEADVGITDGRIAAIGDLSGSTAGQTLDAAGRIVAPGFIDSHTHDDQAVLSQSQMPFKISQGVTTVVAGNCGISAAPLRPGMDLPMPLSLLESPAEGRFTTFAAYLDALRATPSSVNVAAMVGHSTLRAVTMSDLDRPASEAEIAAMQSLVEEAMQAGAIGLSTGTFYPPAVKATTEEIIEVARPLTARKALYVTHMRDEGDRVMEALEETFHIGRALDVPVVVSHHKVQNAQNHGRTRVTLPFIKESMQHQCISLDCYPYTAGSTMIRTDRGMIDGRVLIASSVPHPECAGRDLQDIAAEWGVSREEAAIRLQPGSAIYFMMDEDDVQRVLAFDETMIGSDGIPVGDKPHPRLWGTFPRVLGHYARDIGLFPLETAVWKMTGLTARNFGLHERGTLKPGHHADVVIFDAATVRDAANYETPTRPAEGIDAVIVNGAITWQHGRHSGAGNGQVILRKDKEVA; encoded by the coding sequence GTGAGCAACGATTCTTCCCACTTCGACCTGCTGATCCGCGGCGGCACCGTGATCGACGGCACCAAGGCGCCGCGCTTCGAAGCCGACGTCGGCATTACCGACGGCCGCATCGCTGCGATCGGCGATCTCTCCGGCTCGACCGCAGGGCAGACGCTGGATGCCGCCGGCCGCATCGTCGCGCCCGGCTTCATCGACTCGCACACGCACGACGACCAGGCCGTGCTCTCGCAGTCGCAGATGCCATTCAAGATATCGCAGGGCGTGACCACGGTGGTCGCGGGCAACTGCGGCATCAGCGCCGCGCCGCTGCGCCCCGGCATGGATTTGCCGATGCCGCTGAGCCTGCTCGAATCACCGGCCGAGGGCCGCTTCACCACTTTCGCGGCCTACCTCGATGCACTGCGCGCCACGCCGTCATCGGTCAACGTCGCGGCGATGGTGGGCCATTCGACGCTGCGCGCCGTAACCATGTCCGACCTCGACCGACCGGCCAGCGAGGCCGAGATCGCCGCCATGCAGTCGCTGGTCGAAGAAGCCATGCAGGCAGGCGCGATCGGGCTGTCGACCGGCACCTTCTATCCGCCTGCGGTGAAGGCGACGACCGAGGAAATTATCGAAGTCGCCCGTCCGCTCACGGCCCGCAAGGCGCTCTACGTCACCCACATGCGCGACGAGGGCGACCGCGTGATGGAGGCACTGGAGGAAACCTTCCACATCGGCCGCGCGCTCGATGTCCCGGTGGTGGTCTCGCACCACAAGGTGCAGAACGCGCAGAACCACGGCCGCACACGCGTCACACTGCCCTTCATCAAGGAGTCGATGCAGCACCAGTGCATCTCGCTCGATTGCTACCCCTACACCGCCGGCTCGACCATGATCCGCACCGACCGCGGGATGATCGACGGACGCGTGCTGATTGCCTCCAGCGTGCCGCATCCCGAATGCGCCGGCCGCGACCTGCAGGACATCGCTGCCGAATGGGGCGTCTCCCGCGAAGAGGCCGCCATCCGGCTGCAGCCGGGCAGCGCGATCTACTTCATGATGGACGAGGACGACGTTCAGCGCGTTCTCGCCTTCGACGAAACCATGATCGGCTCCGACGGCATTCCGGTCGGCGACAAGCCGCATCCGAGGCTGTGGGGTACCTTCCCACGCGTGCTGGGCCACTATGCGCGCGACATCGGGCTCTTCCCGCTGGAAACGGCGGTGTGGAAGATGACCGGGCTGACTGCGCGCAACTTCGGGTTGCACGAGCGCGGCACGCTCAAGCCGGGCCACCACGCCGACGTCGTGATCTTCGACGCCGCCACCGTGCGCGATGCCGCGAACTACGAAACGCCGACGCGGCCTGCCGAGGGCATCGACGCGGTGATCGTCAACGGCGCGATCACCTGGCAGCACGGGCGGCACAGCGGTGCTGGCAACGGGCAGGTGATCCTGCGCAAGGACAAGGAGGTTGCATGA
- a CDS encoding protein-L-isoaspartate(D-aspartate) O-methyltransferase: protein MSEPDFTTLQQRMLAEIAAKTIFSTMHLGKAALDARVMEALGKVPRHLFVPIELRPYAYVDTPLPIGYGKTISQPFIVAVMTDLLRVRPTDTVLEIGTGLGYQSAILSELAQQVYSIELIEELAGQARQRLARLGRANVEVKIGNGCHGWPEHAPFDRVIVTAAPELIPPALIYQLKPGGRMVIPAGLAESQQLLLVEKDANGSVTTREIFQVLFSTLEDSEAD, encoded by the coding sequence ATGAGCGAACCGGATTTCACGACCCTGCAACAGCGCATGCTCGCGGAAATCGCCGCCAAGACGATTTTCTCGACCATGCACCTGGGCAAGGCGGCGCTCGACGCGCGGGTGATGGAGGCGTTGGGCAAGGTGCCGCGCCACCTCTTCGTGCCGATCGAGCTGCGGCCCTATGCCTACGTCGACACGCCGCTGCCCATCGGCTATGGCAAGACCATCTCGCAGCCCTTCATCGTCGCCGTGATGACCGACCTGCTGCGCGTGCGCCCGACCGATACCGTGCTGGAGATCGGCACGGGCCTGGGTTACCAGTCGGCGATCCTGTCGGAGCTCGCGCAGCAGGTCTACAGCATCGAGCTCATCGAGGAGCTGGCGGGGCAGGCGCGGCAACGGCTGGCGCGCCTGGGCCGCGCCAACGTCGAGGTGAAGATCGGCAACGGCTGCCACGGATGGCCCGAGCACGCGCCTTTCGACCGCGTGATCGTCACGGCCGCGCCGGAGCTCATCCCGCCGGCGCTCATCTACCAGCTGAAGCCCGGCGGACGGATGGTGATTCCCGCGGGCCTGGCGGAGTCGCAGCAGCTGCTGCTGGTCGAGAAGGATGCGAACGGCTCCGTGACGACCCGTGAGATCTTCCAGGTGCTGTTCTCGACGCTGGAGGACTCGGAGGCCGATTGA